GATAAGAAGAGAAAGAGAGTTCCTTATAGAATAAATGTTGATGCTTGTAAGAATTGTGGTATGTGTATGAAACTAGGATGTCCAGCAATTCAGAAGAAAGATGGCAAGATGATGATTAATGATACATTATGTAGTGGTTGTGGTTTATGTGCTAAGGTATGTAAATTCGGTGCTATAGTAAAGGATGGTGAATAATAATGGAAACAAAGAATATATTAGTTGTAGGTGTTGGAGGACAAGGAACACTTTTAACCAGTAGAATACTAGGTAATTTAGCAATACATTCTGGATATGATGTGAAATTATCTGAGGTACATGGAATGTCACAAAGAGGTGGAAGTGTTGTTACACATATTCGTTATGGAGACAAAGTATATTCACCTCTTGTAGAAATAGGAAAAGCAGATATAATACTTGCTTTTGAAAAGATGGAAGCCCTAAGATGGCGTCATTACTTGAAAAAAGATGGTTTGATTATTGTTAATGCTCAAGAGATTGATCCTATGCCTGTTATTATAGGAGCAGCTGACTATCCACAAGATATATTTGAGCAGTTACATGATGCGGATAACAAAGTAATTATTGCTGATGCATTAAGTGAAGCAAGAAAGATCGGTAACTTTAGAGTAGTCAATACTGTTCTATTAGGTCTCCTTGCCAAAAATCTGGATGAAGATAAAGAGAAGTGGGAAGAAGCAATTAAACATACTGTACCAAGTAAGACTATTGACGTAAATGTACAAGCTTTTGAAGCAGGTTATGCTCTATAATTATTAAGTAATTATAAAAATGAACCAGGAAATATAAAGTTTTTATATATTTTAGTAACATTAATAGTAAAAAATAATTATAATCCTACCACGACATATGATATAATATGGTTGTGGTAGGTTTTTATTAAAGTGTAGGACAAAGAAGTTGCAATAGTAGATATGCTGCTTATTCAATACTTCAAGGAGGACTGAAAAATATGATATGGAATGAACATATTGAATGCATGAGTCGAGATGAACTTAGAGAAATACAAAGCAAAAGATTATGCGAAACAGTGGAAAGAGTTTATTATAACGTACCTTTCTATAGAAAAAAGATGCAAGAACTTGGCTTAGAACCGGGAGACATAAAAGGAATACAAGATTTATCCAAATTACCATTTACTACAAAACAAGACTTGAGAGACAATTATCCATTTAACTTATTCGCAGTTCCTATGAGTGATGTGGTCAGAGTACATGCTTCTTCTGGAACAACTGGAAAGCCTACTGTAGTAGGTTATACGAGAAGAGATCTTTCATCTTGGTCAGAAGTTGTAGCACGTTCCTTACACTGTGCTGGAGTAGAAAAAAATGATAGAATCCAAATAGCATATGGATATGGTTTGTTCACAGGTGGACTAGGTATCCATTATGGAGCTGAAAAAGTAGGGGCTACTGTTATTCCTATATCTGGTGGAAATACGAAAAAACAGCTGAACTTGATGAGTGATTTTGAGAGTACTGTTATAGCTTGTACACCTTCTTATGCTCTTTATTTAGCTGAAGCTATGGAAGAACAAGGAATAGACCCAGCAAAATTAAAATTGAAAACTGGTATATTTGGAGCTGAACCATGGACCAATAACATGAGAAAGCAAATAGAAGCAAAACTTCATATTAAAGCTATGGATATCTATGGTTTAAGTGAGGTCATGGGACCTGGGGTAGCTTGTGAATGTAGTTACCAAAATGGTTTGCACGTAGCAGAAGACCATTTTATTCCTGAGACAATCAGTACGGATACATTGGAAAATGTAGATATGGGTATGGAAGGTGAATTAGTATTTACAACAATCACAAAGGAAGCTCTACCTATATTAAGATATAGAACTAGAGATCTTACTGTACTTAATTATGATAAATGTGAATGTGGAAGAACTATGGTCAGAATGCAAAAATGTACAGGACGTTCTGATGATATGTTGATTATTCGTGGTGTCAACGTATTCCCATCACAAATAGAAAGTGTTCTACTGGAAATGAGTGAAACCAAACCTCATTATTTACTTATTGTTGAGAGACATAATAATCTTGATACTCTAGAGATATGGGTAGAAGTAGATGAAGCCTTTTTCTCTGATGAAATCCGCAAACTAGAGAATTTAACTAAGAAGATTACTCACGAAATACAAAGTACACTAGGAATAAGTGTAAAAGTGAAGTTAGTTGAACCAAAAACAATAGAAAGAAGTGAAGGTAAAGCTAAACGTATTATAGATAGGAGGAAATTGGTATGATAATTAAACAACTCAGCGTTTTTCTAGAAAATAAATCTGGAAGATTATCAGATGTGACGAAAGCACTTGGTGAGAATGATATTACTATTTCTGCACTTAGTGTAGCTGATACATCAGAGTATGGAATCTTAAGATTGATTGTAGGCAGTCCAGAAAAGGCTCATGAACTATTAAAGGAATTAGGTTTTTCAGTTAGTCTTACTGATGTCATATGTTTAATAATACCTCACAAACCAGGAGCATTACATAAAGCAGTAAAAGTATTAGCAACAAACGGTGTGAGTATTGAGTATATGTATGCGTATGCTATGAATGGTGATGCTTCAGTAATTATGAAAGTATCTGAGGTAAATAAAGCTATAAAGGCATTGACTGAGAATGATGTTGAATTAGCAAGAGCCAGCGAAATATGTAATTAAATATATAAATATAAAAATAAAATTAATAATGATTTGGTCTATATTTGACGGCTTTTATAGTCGTTCTTATTTTTTGTCATTTTAGCAATTATAATATCTTAATATAAAATAATATTTAGAATAATGAAAATGGACATGTGTCCTTTTATTTGATCATTTAATTTAATATAATGATGTTAATGAAATTGTGAATTAAATACTAATTTTTACAAATAATATTAAATAAAATAAACATAATAACTAATCTAACGGGATTAACATTATTTTATAAATAAAATGTGCTTATAAAATTAAATTAAATTAATATAATGTAAGTATTTATTAATAAAAATATTATAGACCTTATTCTTAAATAATTAGTATGGAGTGAACTGAATATGTTACTGCAAGAACTTATGGAATATCAACCAAAATTGAGAAAAATTCTTGAAGGTATGCCAAGGGATATTAAGGAAAGGTGTAGACTTAAGACATATAAAAGTAACAGTACGATTATTAAGAAAGGCGAAGATATAAAATATGTCGATATATTATGTAAAGGCGAATTAAATGTCATAAATGAATTTGCAAACGGAAGTATATACATATTTGATACTAATAAAGCCATTGATTTTATAGGTGAGATGGAAGTATTAGCTGGTGAATCAAGAGCTGTAGTAACAAATGTAGCAAAAACTGACTGTATAGTTTTTAGAATATCAAAAAATGATTTTATCAAATGGACTGAGAGTGATAATGGTATAACTCTTATGTTAGCTAAAAGATTAGCTGCTAGGTCGTGCTATACATCATGTTATCAAGGGTATTCTCATTACTACCCGGCTATTCATATGATCAAGAGATTTATCATTGAATATGTTAAAAATGAAATAAATGATAATAATATAGTATATGTGAATAAAAAAAGACAAGAAATAGCAGATATTCTGGGGATGAGCGTAAAAACAGTTGGGAGAAATATTACTAAGTTGAAGGAAAAAGGTTTAGTAACAGTAAAAAAAGGTAAAATATATGTAGATATAAATCAATATGAAGATATGATTGATACTTTGGAGATATGGTAGTAGAATAATAGCGGAATATATTTACAGAAAGGAAGAGACAAAATGAAAGCTTGGGAAATGGAACAACAGTTAATAGAATCAGCAATCCCAGTAGTCTTAAGTGAAGAAGAACAGCAATGGGATGGAATGGCGGACATAGGTAAAGTTGATGATGACAAGATTAAACTTCTTTGGGGTAGTAATGTACCTGGATCAGGTGCTCCAGAAAGAGTCATCATTGCAGGTATACAAGCCATCGAAAACAGAGGATATATAGTAGAAGGTTATGAAGAAATAATAAAAGAGGGTTTGGAAGCATTAAATAATAATGACATGGTAAAACTTCATACTCTTACTTCAAAATTATATCATCAAATGAATATATGCATAAAAGATGAAAAATCCTCTTATTGGAAATATAAAATATACAAAACTTGGAAACAATATGAAGAGGATGTTACTTTTGTAAAAGATTCCTATGATGTAAATTCCAAAGATTTTGAAGAAAAAATTCTTATTGGATGGAAATCACAATTAGTTGGTGGTGCTTTAGGTACTGCTGTTGAAGGTTATACAACTGATAATCTAAGAAAAGTATTTGGTGAAATCAGAGATTATGTCAGAAAACCGAATACATTGAATGATGATATCACTTTTGAATTGGCTTTTCTCAAAGCTTTCATGGATAAAGGAGGTGATGTAGATTCAGTAGACATTGCTCATGAGTGGATAGGTCTTATTCCTGCTGGATGGTCAGCAGAAGAAGTGGCTCTAAGAAATATTCGTTATGGAATATATCCACCAGAAAGTGGTACATTCTGTAATCCTTATTGTGAATGGATTGGAGCTCAGATGAGAGGTGCCATATGTGGTATGGTTGCACCTGGAAACCCAAAAGAAGCGGCAAGACTTGCATGGCTTGATGGACAAGTTTCACATTATAACAATGGAATTATTGGTGAAATATTCAACGCTATGTTAGTTTCATTATCATTCACAAGAAAAGACGTAAGATTATTATTAAAAGAAGTAATCAATATGATTCCAAGCAAAAGTGAGTATTATTCAGTTGTTAAATTTGCTCTTGATCAATGTGAGAAATCAACTAACTGGGAACAGGCATGGAGACCATGTGAGGAAAAATATGCAAAATATAATTGGATTCATGCTTATCCAAATGCAGCAGCAGAAGTTGTTGCACTATGGTTTGGAAATGGCGATTATGACGAAACCCTTCATATCATTGCTATGGAAGGTGTAGATGTAGATTGTAACGCAGCTCAAATTATGACAGCTCTAGGAATTATTGTTGGTAAAGATAAAATCGCTGATAAATGGACTGAACCATTTGACAATAATATCGAAACGTACGTAAGAAGTATGGAAAATATCGACATTAATGAATTGACAAAATGGACAGTAGAAAGTTGTAGAAATGCTTTGAAAGCCTAAGTAATTAAGGTGTTTTATAATAATATCTTAGGTTGAAAATAATATTTTCATGGTGTATAATAATAACTTGTAAATTGCAAAATATGGCAATTTATAACAAAAAAACAAAGGGGGAATAAATGATGAAAAAATCATTAATCCTAATATTAGCACTAGTAATGTCTGTATCCATGCTATTAGCTGGCTGCGGAGAAAAGAAAGACGACACTAAGACTCCAGATACTGGAGATACTAACACAGAAGACAACAAGACAGATGATAAAGACGATGCAAAAACAGAAGGACCATTAAAAGTAGTATTATTAATCAATGGTAACCTTGGAGACAAATCATTCTTTGATTCTTCTAAAGCAGGTATGGACCTTATTCAACAAAAATATGGTGATAAGGTAGAAACTGAAACTATTGAAATGACTTATGATGAGACAAAATGGGAACCAGCATTACAAGATGTATCTGACAAAGATTATGATATAATCATTGTGGGAACATACCAAATGTCTGAATATCTAGAAGACATTGCTGTTGATCACAAAGATAAAAAATACATTATCTTTGATTCAACTGTTAATTACGAAGAATATGATTTAGATAACGTATATTCTATCGGTTACAAGCAAAATGAAGGTTCATTCTTAGCAGGTGTTCTTGCTACAAGAATAACTACTTCAGATATGGAAGGTATTAATGCTGATAAGAAAATTGGTTTCATCGGTGGTATGGAAAACAATGTAATCAATGACTTTTTAGTTGGATATATCCAAGGAGCATTATATGCAGACCCAGATACAAAAGTAGCAAGTTCTTACATTGGTGACTTCTCTGATGTAGCAAAAGCTAAAGAAATGAGTCTTGCTCAATTCAAACAAGCTGGAGTAGATATCGGATTCAACGTTGCTGGACAAGCTGGTCTTGGACAAATTGACGCTGCATTAGAAGCTGGTAAATATGTTATTGGTGTAGACTCTGACCAAGCTGCATTATTTGCAGATGAAAAAGAAAAATCTGATTTAATATTAACATCAGTATTAAAGAGAGTTGACCAATCCTTACTTCGTGCTATAGATATGCATTTAGAAGGAACTTTACCATATGGTTCAGCAGAAAGTCTTGGATTCAAAGAAAAAGCTATTGATATAGTTGATACTAATACAAATGTTTCAGCTGAGATTATGGAAGAATTAGCTGAAGTCGAGCAAAAAATCGTTGATGGAGAAATTGAAGTAAAAACTGCATTTAAGATGACACAAGATGAACTTACTGAATATATAAATTCTGTTAAATAATAGTTTTGTAGTATAATTTAGATGGTGCATTTATTGTTTTCAATGAATGTACCTTCTTAATAATAATCTAATGGAGTGATAATATGCAAAACGAACTACTTAAAATGGAGAAGATAACTAAAGTTTATCCAAGTGGTATAGTAGCTAACGATGGAGTTGATTTCTCTATTAGAGAAGGAGAGATTCACGCTATTTGTGGAGAAAATGGTGCTGGAAAGTCAACTTTGATGAAAATCTTATTTGGACTTCATACTCCAGAGGAAGGGAAAATCACCTTACGAGGAGAGGAAATTCACATAACATCACCTACAGTTGCCATAGAGTATGGTATCGGTATGGTGCATCAGCACTTTATGTTAGTTCCTTCTTTAACAGTTGCAGAAAATATGGTATTAGGTGTAGAGCCTAAAAAAGGTTTATTTATTGATATGGATAAAGCAATAAAGACCACTGAAGAGTTATCAAACAAGTATAATCTACATGTTGACCCAAGAGCAAAAGTTGAAGATATACCAGTTGGAATTAAACAGAAAGTTGAAATACTTAAAGCTCTACTAAGAGGGGCTAAGATATTAATATTAGATGAGCCCACAGCAGTACTTACTCCTCAGGAGACCAAAGAACTTTTTAATCAGCTAAAATTATTAAAAGAAAAAGGACATACAATAATATTTATCTCACACAAATTAAACGAGGTAAAAGAGTTATGTGACCGAATTACAGTTATGAGAAATGGTAAGAGTATGGGTGTCCATAACACAAGTGATGTAACTGAAGAAGATATCTCAAGATTGATGGTAGGAAGAGATGTAGTTCTTAGAGTAGAAAAAGAAAAAGCTTCACCAAAAGAATCAATACTTAACATAAAAGATTTAGTATATGTCAACGAGTTAGGTAAAAAGGCTCTAAAAGGTATTTCATTCAGTGTTAGAAAAGGTGAAATACTTGGTGTCGCTGGTGTAGAAGGTAATGGACAAAGAGAGTTAGTAGAGTCTATAACAGGCTTGGAAAGTCCAACATCAGGTAGCATCAAAATAGTTGATAACGAGGTTATTGGTAAAACAATAAAACAAATAAGAAGACTTGGTACATCGCATATCCCAGAAGATAGAATGACATATGGTGTTGCAGGTGATGTAAGTATTGAACAGAACATAATCTCTGATAAGTATGATACCAGTGAATATAACGGTAAAGTATTATTGAAAACAAAAACTATAAAAGAAAGAGCAGTTGAGCTTATAAAAGAATATAGAGTTAAATGTAATTCTGCCAATCAAAAGGTCAGAATGCTTTCTGGTGGTAATATACAAAAAGTAGTTGTTGCAAGAGAATTTTCAGGAGGACCAAAACTTCTTATAGCTAACCAGCCAACAAGAGGTATAGATGTTGGAGCAACAGAATTCATTAGAAAAAGATTAGTTGAACTTAGGGATGAAGGATCAGCAGTATTACTGATTTCAGCTGACTTGAATGAAGTAATGGAACTTAGTGATAGCTTGATCGTAATGTATGGTGGAGAAATCGTAGCTTATTTTGAAGATACTAGTACATTAACTGAAGAAGAATTAGGTCTATATATGTTAGGAGTTAAAAAACAAACACCAGAAGAGATTGGGGGAGTTATTAATGCGTAAAAATCTAAAGTTTGAAGTTGTTCGTACTAGTATGGCAATATTGATTGCACTAGCTGTTGCATTGATAATTATCTTTTTAACAAGTAATGAACCAGGAGTAGCCCTAAAAGAATTTGTTGTAGGACCTATTGATAGTCTTAGACACTTTGGTAATGTTATTGAACTTGCAATCCCTCTTATGTTTACAGGACTTGCAGTTAGTATTATGTTCAAGGCTCAACAATTTAACCTTGGTGCAGAAGGTGGTTTCTTCATCGGTGGTGTTGCAGCAATGGTTGTTGCTATAAAAGTATCATTGCCTGTAGTAGCACATCCATTGGTAGCTATTTTATTTGGAGGTATTCTTGGAGCGATTGTTGTTAGTATACCTGCATTTATGAAAGTAAGATGGAATGCTACAGAGTTGGTATCATCATTGATGTTAAACTATATTGCATTATTTATAGGCGCGTATCTATTGAATTACCACTTTAGAGATCCTAATTCAGGAGCTATAGCATCTTACAAAATTCCTAAGACAGCAAAACTAATGGTTATTCTAGATGGAACTAGAATTCATGCAGGTCTGATAATTGTTGCTGTCATGGTTGTTCTTTGCTACTATTTCCTATATAGAACTAAATGGGGATATGAAATAAGAATAACTGGTGAAAACAAAAGATTTGCTGAGTACTCTGGAATCAATACAGCAAAAGTCATAATACTTTCTCAAGTATTTGGTGGTTTCATTGCTGGTATGGGAGGTTCTATTGAAGTACTTGGTTTATATAGGAGATTTACTTGGCAGACGTTGCCTGGTTATGGATGGGATGGTATCATAGTTGCTATTCTTGCCAGAAATAACCCTTTATATGTTCCTATAGGTGCCATTTTCTTAGCTTATCTTAGAATAGGTGCAGACTTGATGTCTAGAGGTTCAGACGTACAAAGTGAAGTTGTTGCCATAATTCAAGGTGTAATAATTGTGTTTATAGTTGCTGAAAGCTTCTTATCAAAATATAAACATAAATTAGTATACAAAGAAGCTAAAAAATTAAGCGTGAAGGGGGTAAAATAATATGGCTGAGTTATTTAATATTATTTTTACTACTGGATTTGGATATTCTGTGTTACGGGTAACGACTCCTATACTATTTGCTGCTCTTGGTGCGCTTATATCAGATAGAGCTGGTGTAATCAATATTGCACTAGAAGGTATTATGTTAACTTCGGCTTTAGCAGGTGTTATTATAAGTGCAACAACACAAAGTGCTTGGATCGGATTATTAGGTGCAGTTATTGTAGGTGCTTTGGTAGGTTTACTATTAGCTTACTTCTCACTTAACCTTAAGACGGATATAATCCTATCAGGTATTGCTCTTAACCTTATGGCAGCTGGTGGAACAGTATTTGTTCTATTCTTAGTTGCTAACAACAAAGGTGTTTCTTCAGGATTGAAAAGTAAGGTAATACCTAATATTGATATACCTTTGATAGAGAAGATTCCAATAATAGGACCTATTTTTTCAGGTCATAACGCTTTGACTTATATATCAATATTATCAGTAATATTCATTTTCTATTTATTATACAAAACACCACTAGGACTTAAGATTAGAGCTGTTGGAGAGAATCCTAATGCAGCTGATTCAGTAGGTATTAGTGTAAGAAAGATAAAATATATCGCTCTTATTTTAAGTGGGATGTTTGCAGGATTTGGTGGAGCTTATATGTCAATGGGATATCTTCCATATTTCACAAGAAATATGACAGCTGGTAGAGGATTCATCGCTTTGGCAGCAGAAGCAATGGGTGGAGCTACACCTATTGGAACATTCCTTACATCATTATTCTTTGGATTTGCAGATGCATTGGCTAACAATCTACAAACCCTAAGAGTGCCACCACAATTTATATATATGATTCCATATATTGCAACACTAATCGGATTAGTTATATATGCATCAAGAAAACAATCTCAGATTAAAAGGATTAAGAAACAGAAGATAAAACAATTATAAAATTAATGAATAAAGCCATTAATATTATTATTGATTGGAGATCATAAAGTCTTGTTCAATAATAATATATAGGCTTTATTTTGTATAAAGATGATAATTATAAGCAAAAAGATTAATGTTTTTACGAAAATAGTTTCAACATAGTCTTTTTGCTTGTTTAGATATATTAAAATTACTATATGCGTAGGAGGATGAATTATGGCTAAACCAGTAATTATTGATTGCGATCCTGGACATGATGATGCGATTGCTTTATTACTTGCTCTTGGAAGTGAAAAACTAGATGTAAAAGGTATCACAACTGTTGCAGGAAATCAGACAGGAGACAAAACAATTAATAATGCATTAAGAGTATTAAGTTATTTAGATATACACAAAGAAGTTGCAAAAGGGGCAACTAAACCTCTTATAAGAGATTTGATAACAGCAGCAGAAGTTCATGGTGAAAGTGGTCTAGAAGGACCAGAATTACCTGAGCCATCATTTGAAAAAAGTGAAAAATCAGCTATAGAATTAATGTATGAAATAATAAATGAATCCAAAGAGAAAGTAACTCTCATACCAACAGGTCCTTTAACTAATATAGCTAATCTGTTTTTAGCGTATCCTAGTGTTAAAGACAACATAGAAGAAATTGTATTAATGGGTGGAGCATGTTTCGGCGGTAATTGGACACCAGCTGCTGAGTTTAACATACTTGTTGACCCAGAAGCTGCTGATATAGTCTATCGTTCAGGATTACCAGTTACTATGTGTGGACTTGATGTAACTCATAAAGCTCAGGTTTTTAAAGATGAGACAGAACGTATTAGAAGTATTGGAAATAAAGCCAGTAAATTAGTAGCTGAACTCCTTGATTATTTTGGGATATTTCATATGAACCCTAATTTTGGCTTTGATGGTCCGCCATTACATGATGTTTGTGCTGTAGCATATGTCATAGACCCAAGCATATTCATTACTGAAAAACACAATGTTGAGATAGATATATCAGGAGA
The window above is part of the Vallitalea guaymasensis genome. Proteins encoded here:
- a CDS encoding indolepyruvate oxidoreductase subunit beta, coding for METKNILVVGVGGQGTLLTSRILGNLAIHSGYDVKLSEVHGMSQRGGSVVTHIRYGDKVYSPLVEIGKADIILAFEKMEALRWRHYLKKDGLIIVNAQEIDPMPVIIGAADYPQDIFEQLHDADNKVIIADALSEARKIGNFRVVNTVLLGLLAKNLDEDKEKWEEAIKHTVPSKTIDVNVQAFEAGYAL
- a CDS encoding phenylacetate--CoA ligase family protein — encoded protein: MIWNEHIECMSRDELREIQSKRLCETVERVYYNVPFYRKKMQELGLEPGDIKGIQDLSKLPFTTKQDLRDNYPFNLFAVPMSDVVRVHASSGTTGKPTVVGYTRRDLSSWSEVVARSLHCAGVEKNDRIQIAYGYGLFTGGLGIHYGAEKVGATVIPISGGNTKKQLNLMSDFESTVIACTPSYALYLAEAMEEQGIDPAKLKLKTGIFGAEPWTNNMRKQIEAKLHIKAMDIYGLSEVMGPGVACECSYQNGLHVAEDHFIPETISTDTLENVDMGMEGELVFTTITKEALPILRYRTRDLTVLNYDKCECGRTMVRMQKCTGRSDDMLIIRGVNVFPSQIESVLLEMSETKPHYLLIVERHNNLDTLEIWVEVDEAFFSDEIRKLENLTKKITHEIQSTLGISVKVKLVEPKTIERSEGKAKRIIDRRKLV
- a CDS encoding ACT domain-containing protein, which produces MIIKQLSVFLENKSGRLSDVTKALGENDITISALSVADTSEYGILRLIVGSPEKAHELLKELGFSVSLTDVICLIIPHKPGALHKAVKVLATNGVSIEYMYAYAMNGDASVIMKVSEVNKAIKALTENDVELARASEICN
- a CDS encoding Crp/Fnr family transcriptional regulator, whose amino-acid sequence is MLLQELMEYQPKLRKILEGMPRDIKERCRLKTYKSNSTIIKKGEDIKYVDILCKGELNVINEFANGSIYIFDTNKAIDFIGEMEVLAGESRAVVTNVAKTDCIVFRISKNDFIKWTESDNGITLMLAKRLAARSCYTSCYQGYSHYYPAIHMIKRFIIEYVKNEINDNNIVYVNKKRQEIADILGMSVKTVGRNITKLKEKGLVTVKKGKIYVDINQYEDMIDTLEIW
- a CDS encoding ADP-ribosylglycohydrolase family protein, which encodes MKAWEMEQQLIESAIPVVLSEEEQQWDGMADIGKVDDDKIKLLWGSNVPGSGAPERVIIAGIQAIENRGYIVEGYEEIIKEGLEALNNNDMVKLHTLTSKLYHQMNICIKDEKSSYWKYKIYKTWKQYEEDVTFVKDSYDVNSKDFEEKILIGWKSQLVGGALGTAVEGYTTDNLRKVFGEIRDYVRKPNTLNDDITFELAFLKAFMDKGGDVDSVDIAHEWIGLIPAGWSAEEVALRNIRYGIYPPESGTFCNPYCEWIGAQMRGAICGMVAPGNPKEAARLAWLDGQVSHYNNGIIGEIFNAMLVSLSFTRKDVRLLLKEVINMIPSKSEYYSVVKFALDQCEKSTNWEQAWRPCEEKYAKYNWIHAYPNAAAEVVALWFGNGDYDETLHIIAMEGVDVDCNAAQIMTALGIIVGKDKIADKWTEPFDNNIETYVRSMENIDINELTKWTVESCRNALKA
- a CDS encoding BMP family ABC transporter substrate-binding protein encodes the protein MKKSLILILALVMSVSMLLAGCGEKKDDTKTPDTGDTNTEDNKTDDKDDAKTEGPLKVVLLINGNLGDKSFFDSSKAGMDLIQQKYGDKVETETIEMTYDETKWEPALQDVSDKDYDIIIVGTYQMSEYLEDIAVDHKDKKYIIFDSTVNYEEYDLDNVYSIGYKQNEGSFLAGVLATRITTSDMEGINADKKIGFIGGMENNVINDFLVGYIQGALYADPDTKVASSYIGDFSDVAKAKEMSLAQFKQAGVDIGFNVAGQAGLGQIDAALEAGKYVIGVDSDQAALFADEKEKSDLILTSVLKRVDQSLLRAIDMHLEGTLPYGSAESLGFKEKAIDIVDTNTNVSAEIMEELAEVEQKIVDGEIEVKTAFKMTQDELTEYINSVK
- a CDS encoding ABC transporter ATP-binding protein, whose protein sequence is MQNELLKMEKITKVYPSGIVANDGVDFSIREGEIHAICGENGAGKSTLMKILFGLHTPEEGKITLRGEEIHITSPTVAIEYGIGMVHQHFMLVPSLTVAENMVLGVEPKKGLFIDMDKAIKTTEELSNKYNLHVDPRAKVEDIPVGIKQKVEILKALLRGAKILILDEPTAVLTPQETKELFNQLKLLKEKGHTIIFISHKLNEVKELCDRITVMRNGKSMGVHNTSDVTEEDISRLMVGRDVVLRVEKEKASPKESILNIKDLVYVNELGKKALKGISFSVRKGEILGVAGVEGNGQRELVESITGLESPTSGSIKIVDNEVIGKTIKQIRRLGTSHIPEDRMTYGVAGDVSIEQNIISDKYDTSEYNGKVLLKTKTIKERAVELIKEYRVKCNSANQKVRMLSGGNIQKVVVAREFSGGPKLLIANQPTRGIDVGATEFIRKRLVELRDEGSAVLLISADLNEVMELSDSLIVMYGGEIVAYFEDTSTLTEEELGLYMLGVKKQTPEEIGGVINA
- a CDS encoding ABC transporter permease, encoding MRKNLKFEVVRTSMAILIALAVALIIIFLTSNEPGVALKEFVVGPIDSLRHFGNVIELAIPLMFTGLAVSIMFKAQQFNLGAEGGFFIGGVAAMVVAIKVSLPVVAHPLVAILFGGILGAIVVSIPAFMKVRWNATELVSSLMLNYIALFIGAYLLNYHFRDPNSGAIASYKIPKTAKLMVILDGTRIHAGLIIVAVMVVLCYYFLYRTKWGYEIRITGENKRFAEYSGINTAKVIILSQVFGGFIAGMGGSIEVLGLYRRFTWQTLPGYGWDGIIVAILARNNPLYVPIGAIFLAYLRIGADLMSRGSDVQSEVVAIIQGVIIVFIVAESFLSKYKHKLVYKEAKKLSVKGVK
- a CDS encoding ABC transporter permease, which encodes MAELFNIIFTTGFGYSVLRVTTPILFAALGALISDRAGVINIALEGIMLTSALAGVIISATTQSAWIGLLGAVIVGALVGLLLAYFSLNLKTDIILSGIALNLMAAGGTVFVLFLVANNKGVSSGLKSKVIPNIDIPLIEKIPIIGPIFSGHNALTYISILSVIFIFYLLYKTPLGLKIRAVGENPNAADSVGISVRKIKYIALILSGMFAGFGGAYMSMGYLPYFTRNMTAGRGFIALAAEAMGGATPIGTFLTSLFFGFADALANNLQTLRVPPQFIYMIPYIATLIGLVIYASRKQSQIKRIKKQKIKQL
- the rihA gene encoding pyrimidine-specific ribonucleoside hydrolase RihA, with translation MAKPVIIDCDPGHDDAIALLLALGSEKLDVKGITTVAGNQTGDKTINNALRVLSYLDIHKEVAKGATKPLIRDLITAAEVHGESGLEGPELPEPSFEKSEKSAIELMYEIINESKEKVTLIPTGPLTNIANLFLAYPSVKDNIEEIVLMGGACFGGNWTPAAEFNILVDPEAADIVYRSGLPVTMCGLDVTHKAQVFKDETERIRSIGNKASKLVAELLDYFGIFHMNPNFGFDGPPLHDVCAVAYVIDPSIFITEKHNVEIDISGELTVGATVVDYYDTSGKEKNVNVVFDLDREKFIDMLYDNLKKYN